The Eubacteriaceae bacterium Marseille-Q4139 genome has a window encoding:
- the gyrA gene encoding DNA gyrase subunit A translates to MEPNIFDKVHDIDLKKTMEKSYIDYAMSVIASRALPDVRDGLKPVQRRVLYSMVELNNGPDKPHRKSARIVGDTMGKYHPHGDSSIYGALVNMAQRWSMRYMLVDGHGNFGSVDGDGAAAMRYTEARLSKISVELLADIYKDTVDFVPNFDETEKEPTVLPARFPNLLANGTSGIAVGMATNIPPHNLREVIGAVVKIIDNQVEEGRKTTIDEIMQIVKGPDFPTGATILGTRGIDEAYRTGRGKIKVRAVTNIETLPNGKSQIIVTELPYMVNKARLIEKMAELVKTKKIDGIVNITDESNREGLRINIELRRDVNANVILNQLLKHTQLQDSFGVIMLALVKNEPKILNLLQMLEYYLDHQKEVVTRRTKYDLNKAEERAHILEGLLIALDNIDEVIKIVRGSRTAQDAKNELMSRFGLSDAQAQAIVDMRLRALTGLEREKLENEYKELEAKIAEFKAILADENKLLGVIRKEILVISDKYGDDRRTSIGFDDDMSMEDLIPDEDAVIAMTNLGYIKRMSVDNFKSQNRGGKGIKGMQTIEEDFIEDLLMTTNHHYVMFFTNSGRCYRLKAYEIPEAGRTARGTAIVNLLQLMPGEKITAIIPMREFEAGKYLFMATKDGMVKKTPMGEYVNMRKTGLQAIVLKENDELIEVKMTDNTEDIFLTTKYGMSIRFHETDVRVTGRVSMGVIGMKLDGGDEVVGMQMASQGEYMLVASENGYGKMTHIDEFKCQNRGGKGLLCYKSTEKTGHLIGMKLVDQDRDIMLITTEGILIRISADDISVIGRNTSGVKLMNIDVDSDIKVATIAKVRESSSHDDEEETTEEE, encoded by the coding sequence ATGGAACCGAATATCTTTGATAAAGTTCATGATATAGACTTAAAAAAGACAATGGAAAAGTCGTACATCGACTATGCCATGAGCGTCATCGCATCCCGTGCCCTTCCGGATGTCAGGGACGGCTTAAAGCCGGTGCAGAGGCGTGTGCTTTACTCCATGGTAGAGCTCAACAACGGCCCTGATAAGCCCCACAGAAAAAGCGCCCGTATCGTCGGCGATACCATGGGTAAATACCATCCCCACGGAGACAGCTCCATCTACGGCGCTTTGGTAAACATGGCCCAGAGATGGTCCATGCGCTATATGCTGGTGGACGGCCACGGGAACTTCGGCTCTGTGGACGGCGACGGCGCGGCTGCCATGCGATACACCGAGGCCAGGTTAAGCAAAATTTCCGTGGAACTTCTGGCCGACATCTATAAAGATACGGTGGATTTTGTGCCAAACTTCGACGAGACAGAAAAGGAGCCGACGGTGCTTCCGGCCAGGTTCCCGAACCTTCTGGCAAACGGCACGTCAGGCATCGCCGTCGGAATGGCGACAAACATCCCGCCACACAACCTCCGGGAAGTCATCGGGGCTGTGGTAAAAATCATCGACAACCAGGTGGAAGAGGGCAGGAAGACAACTATTGACGAGATCATGCAGATTGTCAAAGGGCCCGACTTCCCGACAGGTGCTACCATATTAGGTACCAGAGGCATCGATGAGGCCTACCGCACCGGCCGCGGAAAGATCAAGGTCCGCGCCGTGACCAACATCGAGACGCTCCCCAACGGAAAGAGCCAGATCATCGTGACGGAGCTCCCGTACATGGTGAATAAGGCCCGCCTGATTGAAAAGATGGCGGAGTTAGTAAAAACGAAAAAAATCGACGGCATCGTAAACATCACCGATGAATCCAACCGCGAGGGCTTAAGGATCAATATCGAGCTGCGCCGCGATGTCAATGCCAACGTGATTTTAAACCAGCTTTTAAAGCACACCCAGCTTCAGGATTCCTTCGGCGTCATCATGCTGGCCCTTGTGAAAAACGAGCCGAAAATCTTAAATCTCCTTCAGATGTTGGAATACTACCTCGACCATCAGAAAGAGGTTGTGACAAGAAGGACGAAGTACGACTTAAACAAGGCAGAAGAGCGGGCCCATATTTTGGAGGGCTTGTTGATCGCCCTTGACAATATTGACGAGGTCATTAAAATCGTCCGCGGAAGCCGCACGGCCCAGGATGCGAAAAATGAACTCATGAGCCGGTTCGGGCTTTCCGACGCCCAGGCCCAGGCTATCGTGGACATGCGTCTGCGCGCCCTGACAGGACTGGAGCGGGAGAAGTTAGAGAACGAATATAAGGAGTTAGAGGCAAAAATCGCAGAATTTAAGGCAATCCTTGCAGATGAAAACAAGCTTCTCGGCGTTATCCGGAAAGAGATTTTAGTGATCTCCGACAAATACGGCGACGACAGGCGCACCTCCATCGGCTTTGACGATGACATGTCCATGGAAGATCTGATCCCGGATGAGGACGCTGTGATCGCCATGACAAATTTAGGCTACATCAAGCGCATGTCCGTAGACAACTTTAAGAGCCAGAACCGCGGCGGAAAGGGCATCAAGGGCATGCAGACCATCGAGGAGGACTTCATAGAAGACCTTCTGATGACGACGAACCACCACTATGTGATGTTCTTTACCAACTCCGGCCGCTGCTACCGGTTAAAGGCATACGAGATCCCGGAGGCCGGACGGACGGCAAGGGGCACGGCCATTGTGAACCTGCTCCAGCTCATGCCGGGCGAAAAGATCACGGCCATCATCCCCATGCGGGAATTCGAGGCAGGCAAGTACCTGTTCATGGCGACAAAGGACGGCATGGTAAAGAAAACGCCGATGGGCGAGTACGTGAACATGAGAAAGACCGGCCTTCAGGCCATCGTCTTAAAGGAAAACGACGAGCTCATCGAGGTCAAAATGACCGACAACACCGAGGACATTTTCCTTACTACCAAATATGGTATGTCCATCCGCTTCCACGAGACCGACGTGCGCGTTACGGGCCGCGTCTCCATGGGCGTCATCGGCATGAAGCTTGACGGCGGCGACGAGGTCGTCGGCATGCAGATGGCAAGCCAGGGCGAGTACATGCTGGTGGCATCGGAAAACGGCTACGGGAAGATGACCCATATCGACGAGTTCAAGTGCCAGAACCGCGGCGGAAAGGGACTTCTCTGCTATAAGAGCACGGAAAAAACAGGGCATCTGATCGGCATGAAGCTTGTCGACCAGGACCGCGACATCATGTTAATCACCACCGAAGGCATTTTAATCCGCATCAGCGCCGATGATATTTCCGTTATCGGAAGGAACACCTCCGGCGTGAAGCTCATGAATATTGACGTGGATTCCGACATCAAGGTTGCAACCATCGCCAAAGTGCGCGAAAGCAGCAGCCATGACGACGAAGAAGAGACAACAGAAGAAGAATAA
- a CDS encoding amidohydrolase has translation MAISKQEALASIDREKELICKASDEVWENPETAFQEYRSTEILCDLLEKEGFHVEKNLAGIATAFSGTYGHGKPVIGFLGEFDALSGLSQKCGIAEKIPEVEEAPGHGCGHNLLGAGSVAAAIAVKEYLEKNQKEGTVIFFGCPGEEGGSGKGFMARDGVFDSLDFAISWHPGDTNQVTVGSSLANYQIIYKFFGTAAHAAACPELGRSALDAVELMNNGVQYLREHIIQEARIHYAITNTGGYSPNVVQPYAEVLYLIRAPKTGQVQEIYERVNDIAKGAALMTGTRMEMQFVKACSNLVDNTVIEEILQKNLEEVERVPYTDEEIAFAEKIAATYGGQKLELDAVLSRYEKSRKAMVEEVVTPYLRAPLNDFILPLMDVETAMAGSTDVGDVSWVCPTAQIGTVTEAAGTPGHSWQEVAQGKASVAHKGMLYAGKVMAGAAIDLLEDPDKIEEAKKELKKRLGGGSYVPPIPKGVRPMAINPKK, from the coding sequence ATGGCAATTTCAAAACAGGAAGCGTTGGCCTCCATCGACAGAGAAAAGGAACTGATCTGCAAGGCCAGCGATGAGGTGTGGGAAAACCCGGAAACGGCGTTCCAGGAATACCGTTCCACGGAAATTTTATGTGACCTTCTGGAAAAAGAGGGATTTCATGTAGAAAAGAACCTGGCCGGTATTGCGACGGCATTTTCCGGTACATACGGCCACGGAAAGCCGGTGATCGGCTTTCTCGGCGAGTTCGACGCCCTTTCCGGCTTAAGCCAGAAATGCGGCATCGCAGAAAAAATCCCGGAGGTTGAGGAAGCGCCGGGACATGGCTGCGGCCATAACCTTTTAGGCGCCGGTTCCGTCGCGGCCGCCATTGCCGTAAAAGAATATCTGGAGAAAAACCAGAAGGAAGGCACTGTGATCTTCTTTGGCTGCCCAGGCGAAGAGGGCGGTTCCGGAAAAGGCTTCATGGCAAGAGACGGCGTGTTTGACAGCCTGGACTTTGCGATTTCCTGGCATCCCGGCGATACGAACCAGGTTACGGTCGGAAGCTCTCTTGCAAACTACCAGATTATTTATAAATTCTTCGGAACAGCTGCCCATGCGGCCGCATGCCCGGAGCTTGGAAGAAGCGCCCTCGACGCGGTGGAGTTAATGAACAACGGCGTCCAGTATTTAAGAGAGCACATCATCCAGGAAGCCAGAATCCATTACGCCATCACCAACACCGGCGGCTATTCCCCGAACGTGGTTCAGCCCTATGCGGAAGTCCTCTATCTGATCCGTGCGCCGAAGACGGGACAGGTTCAGGAAATCTATGAGAGAGTCAACGACATCGCAAAAGGCGCTGCCCTGATGACGGGAACCAGGATGGAAATGCAGTTCGTAAAGGCATGCTCAAACCTGGTGGACAACACGGTGATTGAGGAAATCCTTCAGAAAAACCTGGAAGAGGTTGAGCGCGTTCCTTATACCGACGAGGAAATCGCCTTTGCAGAAAAGATTGCGGCTACCTACGGCGGCCAGAAATTAGAGCTGGATGCCGTGCTCTCCCGCTATGAAAAGAGCAGAAAGGCCATGGTTGAGGAAGTTGTCACCCCGTATCTTCGCGCCCCGCTCAATGACTTTATTCTTCCGCTCATGGATGTGGAGACGGCCATGGCAGGTTCCACGGACGTGGGTGACGTAAGCTGGGTATGCCCGACGGCCCAGATCGGCACTGTCACTGAGGCGGCCGGAACACCGGGACATTCCTGGCAGGAGGTGGCCCAGGGCAAAGCTTCCGTGGCCCATAAGGGAATGTTATACGCCGGAAAGGTCATGGCCGGCGCCGCCATTGATCTGTTGGAAGACCCGGATAAGATCGAAGAGGCGAAAAAAGAATTAAAGAAACGCCTGGGCGGCGGTTCCTATGTGCCGCCGATTCCGAAAGGCGTCCGCCCGATGGCAATCAACCCGAAAAAATAA
- a CDS encoding YitT family protein has translation MKTGEVIKDFLIITFATLIVAAAVFFFMMPSTVTVGSISGLAIVLENFLPLKVSAITMILNVVLLILGFIFIGKEFGGKTIYTSILLPVFLGVFEYLFPENRSLTGDAFLDTVGYVFIVSIGLAILFNRNASSGGLDIVAKFLNKYLRMDLGKAMSLSGMCAALSSILVSDSKIVVLSVLGTYINGIVLDHFIFGMNEKKRVCIISQKEKEIQDFILHSLRSGATIYQAIGAYDSEPHREIITIVNKSEYAQLMNFIGKTDKDAFVTVYTVNEVLYKPKY, from the coding sequence ATGAAAACTGGAGAAGTCATAAAAGATTTTCTAATCATCACCTTTGCGACTCTGATCGTAGCGGCAGCCGTTTTCTTTTTCATGATGCCGAGCACGGTTACAGTCGGAAGTATTTCCGGTCTTGCCATTGTACTGGAAAACTTTTTGCCGTTAAAGGTTTCGGCCATCACCATGATTTTAAACGTCGTCCTTTTAATTCTGGGATTTATCTTCATCGGAAAAGAATTCGGGGGGAAAACCATTTATACGTCCATTCTTCTCCCTGTATTCTTAGGAGTGTTTGAATATCTGTTCCCGGAAAACCGTTCCCTGACGGGGGATGCGTTCTTAGACACGGTGGGATATGTGTTTATCGTCAGCATCGGGCTTGCGATCCTGTTTAACCGGAATGCCTCGTCCGGCGGTCTGGACATTGTGGCAAAATTCTTAAATAAGTACCTGCGGATGGACCTCGGTAAAGCCATGTCCCTTTCCGGAATGTGCGCGGCCCTCTCATCCATTCTCGTATCCGATTCCAAAATCGTGGTGCTCAGCGTCCTGGGAACCTACATAAACGGCATTGTCCTCGACCATTTTATTTTCGGCATGAACGAGAAAAAGCGCGTCTGCATCATTTCCCAGAAGGAAAAGGAGATCCAGGACTTTATTCTCCATAGCTTAAGAAGCGGCGCCACCATCTATCAGGCCATCGGCGCATACGATTCGGAGCCCCACAGGGAGATTATTACCATTGTCAATAAGAGCGAGTATGCACAGCTCATGAATTTCATCGGAAAAACCGATAAAGATGCATTTGTCACTGTGTACACAGTCAACGAAGTCCTTTATAAGCCAAAATATTAA